A region from the Triticum aestivum cultivar Chinese Spring chromosome 3D, IWGSC CS RefSeq v2.1, whole genome shotgun sequence genome encodes:
- the LOC123076426 gene encoding protein FAR1-RELATED SEQUENCE 5-like has product MEFMIQVPLSGAIGCYGSQRCLLLGPLGVEGEEREGEGEEAGRQVEKIEERGEVEDRWEEEEGMREEKEFFTPRIRWMWMNGALWSRGERKASARRSKNRITQLNREDGSVCTDRDELANMATEFYANLYTSEGTIGMEEVLSHIPVRVDGTMNSRLNETYSKEEVKEALFQMFSTKAPGPDGFPAHFFQKHWELCGDELASRAALFFHTGALRRRFPTGEMSTDGLELNGVRLGKVPDERGMNPDRKTALELSIRAFAEKGEGHVVSPKIGTEFDSLDEAYEFYNVYSWEIGFGIRLAKSRLNVERTRCMQEIVCACAGSPLKENSRSSRCGCSAMIRLLRSKDGGWYISEHKAGHNHPLSITCGQKMHWKSHRHIDRYTKDLVKQLRDNNVGLGKVFSIIGSLFGVTENVPFTKRSLKTLCKKLNKEQSDFDAVKTMNLLGEMKANDPDFNYTVQVDEESRIKTLMWVTSRGCDQYRCFGDAITFDTTYRTNLYDMPFGLFVGVNNHFQSIIFGGAMMRDKKEETFKWIFREFVRMVGGKHPQTILTDQARSMELAIEVELPNTVHRWCKWHVLKKAKESMGVLWSKNNEFKLEFHKLVHHMITEEEFEEGWRQMLEKYSLKKHPFLTQIYEVRHKWAKAYFRGVFCARMTSTQRSESANHLLKGYVPPGCPMHLFLKQFQKLQFDREAEESFQEKRTSLSGVCLRVNLPIERHASKVYTRAMFEKFGEELYKCGAHVLDEVVPRRVYKSTHVEAEKREKWSKVEFKIEVDEDESFFSCECGYFEHARIVCCHALQVMVHFRLQKIPQKHILKRWTREARDILPDHLVRYQRDRGPPASDTFRHHTMYMKALECVVLGDSNIKCYDERGTCDYASAKH; this is encoded by the exons ATGGAGTTCATGATCCAAGTACCTTTGAGTGGGGCGATTGGCTGTTATGGGAGCCAGAGATGCCTGCTACTCGGCCCTTTGGGGGTGGAGGGAGAGGAGCGGGAGGGGGAAGGGGAAGAGGCCGGACGGCAGGTGGAGAAGATAGAGGAGCGTGGGGAGGTAGAGGACCGGTGGGAGGAAGAGGAAGGAATGAGGGAGGAGAAGGAGTTTTTCACGCCCCGCATCAGATGGATGTGGATGAACGGGGCGCTCTGGTCGAGAGGGGAG CGGAAAGCTAGCGCGAGAAGGTCTAAGAACAGAATAACACAGTTGAACCGGGAGGATGGCTCCGTTTGTACGGACAGGGATGAGCTGGCCAACATGGCAACGGAATTTTATGCAAACCTGTATACATCGGAGGGCACTATTGGCATGGAAGAGGTGCTATCACATATACCAGTGCGGGTGGATGGCACAATGAACTCAAGGTTGAATGAAACTTACAGCAAAGAGGAAGTAAAGGAAGCCCTCTTCCAAATGTTTTCGACCAAAGCACCGGGCCCGGACGGTTTCCCCGCCCACTTCTTTCAGAAGCATTGGGAACTTTGTGGGGATGAG CTCGCGTCCAGGGCTGCTCTGTTCTTTCACACGGGCGCGCTGCGGCGGCGATTCCCCACCGGCGAGATGTCGACGGACGGTCTGGAGCTTAACGG AGTGAGGCTAGGGAAGGTACCTGATGAGAGGGGCATGAACCCGGACAGGAAGACGGCACTTGAGCTGTCTATCCGTGCTTTTGCCGAAAAAGGTGAAGGGCATGTCGTGAGTCCAAAAATTGGCACGGAGTTTGACTCGCTGGACGAGGCGTATGAGTTCTACAACGTATATTCATGGGAAATAGGGTTCGGTATACGGCTGGCAAAGAGCAGGCTGAACGTGGAAAGAACAAGATGTATGCAAGAGATTGTCTGTGCGTGTGCG GGGTCCCCGTTGAAGGAGAACAGCCGTTCTTCGAGGTGTGGTTGCAGTGCAATGATAAGGCTGCTCCGATCAAAGGATGGCGGTTGGTACATATCAGAGCACAAAGCAGGGCACAACCATCCGCTTTCCATTACATGTGGACAGAAAATGCATTGGAAGTCGCATAGGCATATAGATAGATACACCAAGGATCTTGTGAAACAGCTCAGGGATAATAATGTTGGCCTCGGAAAGGTTTTCAGCATTATTGGTAGCTTATTTGGTGTCACGGAGAATGTGCCTTTTACAAAGAGGTCGTTGAAGACATTATGCAAGAAGCTCAACAAGGAGCAGTCGGATTTTGATGCTGTCAAGACTATGAACCTGCTTGGGGAGATGAAAGCTAACGATCCAGATTTCAACTACACCGTGCAGGTCGACGAGGAGAGCCGCATAAAGACACTTATGTGGGTGACTAGTAGGGGGTGCGATCAGTACAGGTGTTTCGGAGATGCAATAACATTTGACACAACCTACAGGACAAACTTGTATGATATGCCATTTGGTCTCTTTGTCGGCGTCAACAACCACTTCCAGAGCATAATTTTCGGGGGAGCGATGATGAGAGACAAGAAAGAGGAAACATTCAAGTGGATCTTCAGGGAGTTTGTCCGTATGGTGGGTGGGAAACACCCGCAGACAATACTTACAG ATCAGGCACGCTCCATGGAGCTGGCAATCGAAGTAGAGCTGCCTAATACCGTCCACCGTTGGTGCAAATGGCACGTTTTGAAAAAAGCTAAGGAGTCCATGGGTGTTCTTTGGAGCAAGAACAACGAATTCAAACTGGAATTTCACAAgcttgtccatcacatgatcacGGAAGAAGAGTTTGAGGAGGGCTGGAGACAGATGTTGGAGAAATACTCTTTGAAGAAACATCCTTTCTTGACGCAGATATATGAGGTCAGGCATAAATGGGCGAAGGCGTACTTTAGAGGGGTGTTCTGTGCCAGGATGACAAGCACTCAACGGAGCGAGAGCGCCAACCATCTGTTGAAAGGTTACGTGCCGCCAGGGTGCCCAATGCATCTATTTCTTAAGCAGTTTCAGAAACTGCAATTTGACAGAGAGGCGGAGGAGAGTTTCCAGGAGAAGAGGACGTCCCTG AGCGGTGTGTGCCTCCGGGTCAATCTTCCAATTGAGAGGCATGCTAGCAAAGTTTACACAAGAGCTATGTTCGAAAAGTTTGGTGAAGAATTGTATAAGTGTGGGGCGCATGTGTTGGATGAGGTGGTGCCTAGGAGGGTTTATAAGTCGACCCATGTAGAAGCGGAAAAAAGGGAGAAATGGAGCAAAGTTGAATTCAAGATAGAAGTGGATGAAGACGAGAGTTTTTTCAGTTGCGAGTGCGGTTATTTTGAACATGCTAGGATAGTGTGTTGCCATGCATTGCAG GTGATGGTGCACTTCCGATTGCAGAAAATACCACAGAAGCATATACTTAAACGATGGACGAGAGAGGCGCGTGACATTCTTCCTGATCATTTGGTGAGGTATCAGAGAGACAGAGGACCGCCAGCTAGTGACACATTCAGACACCACACAATGTACATGAAAGCGCTTGAATGTGTCGTGCTTGGAGACAGCAATATTAAGTGCTATGATGAAAGAGGTACATGCGACTATGCTTCCGCTAAGCATTGA
- the LOC123080122 gene encoding uncharacterized protein has protein sequence MVINRVENSAQSPEDWNSDGDGSGCSTGVAGTPCFTSRLSLLKAGSVIAQFSEFKQELVRETGFGGMLELKSWHKINLKYSAYLMDRVDLDSCSLNLESQGVLDLFDKDLNYVFGIPCGNLTIEGEGVEPSVACIEYTRIAASFSEKGTHSLKAAESFLLGPISEESTETEKDCFKIAFVIFIIGHVLAPTAKHDYISVDFWAALNDVSKIKDWNWGAYVLKNLLQAVKKFKNDVSKRNPTIHIVGCHLFLQVFVLDRLELSVLNKPEGVTPRISLYDYESMKKMVEQITVNIAGGEVTFSGGKVRSGMAVGGLESAGNHTVTEKMARPAIATKRANNPCSPMLRSSYTRNGPQEFSYYIRSRYPTISPQKLGILLREQNARGLANISEMRQAFQSNMFTFTDKLMACLGEMCTCCKAHGRKMCILKSEETTIHAAPRTPSTDQLSTPLVSKIGPRLPAPGLHEGALSASSSISRKRDGSLSSSIQSGPSKRLCLPSPNAEDGLGQKQKPIAQDSTVMEIASSIMSMYDDLTAILVTYYAEMRPHPTAILFGATTDGAPVKIDLAQSNFGRDPWVVGSVPPPPPENALRAIRDWMSAASMANLQRNWIVHLKPRLISIEGFEIQRQLASGAPMSHELCTAIFRRLAQLDQSCSKDTPGNIWRKYIEPDFATTVLSNADPLTVQSIRTGFQEGTGVCNPASCRMWFIPAILPDGWAVYLFDMMRKRIIVLDPAVGPFGYSNRRVSMHEFVSNKLHAAMFNCLHNFFSSWHCDSTNWGRTFPIIMREKINKDETGLGATFFARNYDGDRLQIPLTKDTLESHGNLMIYELMQMQGNQTKAAHDSLEAIKGTFLVL, from the exons ATGGTTATCAATCGGGTAGAAAACAGCGCCCAATCTCCTGAAGATTGGAATAGCGATGGTGATGGTTCAGGTTGTTCAACCGGAGTAGCTGGCACACCATGTTTCACCTCTAGGTTATCACTGCTCAAGGCTGGTTCAGTAATAGCACAGTTTAGTGAATTCAAGCAGGAGCTAGTTAGGGAAACCGGTTTCGGAGGAATGCTAGAGTTGAAGTCATGGCATAAGATTAACTTGAAATACAGTGCTTATTTGATGGATAGAGTTGATTTAGATTCCTGCTCCTTGAACCTGGAGTCACAGGGGGTGTTGGATTTGTTTGACAAGGATTTGAACTATGTTTTTGGCATCCCATGTGGGAATCTAACAATTGAAGGTGAAGGCGTTGAACCATCTGTAGCTTGTATCGAGTACACACGGATAGCAGCATCATTTAGCGAGAAAGGCACACACAGCCTCAAAGCCGCTGAATCATTCTTGCTTGGACCCATATCAGAAGAATCAACAGAAACAGAGAAGGATTGTTTCAAAATTGCATTTGTGATTTTCATCATTGGACATGTGCTCGCCCCGACCGCCAAACATGACTACATATCAGTAGATTTCTGGGCAGCACTGAACGATGTCAGCAAGATCAAAGATTGGAACTGGGGGGCTTACGTACTGAAAAATTTGCTCCAAGCAGTGAAGAAGTTCAAAAACGATGTTTCAAAGAGGAACCCAACTATACATATAGTCGGATGCCATCTGTTCTTGCAG GTTTTTGTCCTCGACAGATTAGAGCTCAGTGTACTGAACAAGCCAGAAGGAGTGACACCAAGGATAAGCCTGTACGACTATGAGTCAATGAAAAAGATGGTTGAGCAAATCACGGTTAACATCGCTGGTGGAGAAGTCACTTTCAGTGGCGGCAAG GTCAGGAGTGGTATGGCCGTCGGGGGGCTCGAGTCAGCTGGGAATCATACCGTTACAGAAAAAATGGCTAGGCCTGCTATTGCCACCAAAAGAGCAAACAATCCATGCTCACCAATGCTACGATCTTCTTACACGAGAAATGGCCCGCAGGAATTTTCATATTACATTCGCTCGCGGTACCCTACCATA TCACCTCAGAAGCTTGGCATACTTCTACGGGAACAAAATGCACGCGGCTTAGCAAACATATCGGAAATGAGGCAAGCGTTCCAATCGAACATGTTCACCTTCACTGACAAGCTAATGGCGTGCCTCGGAGAAATGTGTACATGCTGTAAGGCACATGGACGGAAAATGTGTATCCTGAAGAGTGAAGAGACAACCATCCACGCCGCGCCTCGCACTCCATCAACTGATCAGCTAAGCACCCCACTAGTCAGCAAGATTGGACCACGCCTTCCAGCCCCAGGGCTGCATGAAG GTGCGTTGTCTGCCAGTAGTTCAATTTCGAGGAAAAGGGATGGAAGCTTATCATCAAGTATACAATCTGGTCCGTCGAAGAGGCTTTGTTTACCTTCCCCCAATGCAGAAGATGGCCTTGGTCAAAAACAGAAACCAATAGCACAGGATTCGACGGTTATGGAGATTGCCAGCAGCATCATGTCAATGTATGATGATCTAACGGCGATCCTTGTCACTTATTATGCCGAGATGCGGCCACACCCCACGGCGATTTTGTTTGGTGCAACAACAGACGGGGCACCTGTGAAGATTGACCTTGCACAGAGCAACTTTGGGAGGGACCCATGGGTTGTCGGTTCTGTCCCCCCGCCACCCCCAGAAAACGCGCTTAGGGCTATACGAGACTGGATGTCAGCAGCCTCCATGGCAAATTTGCAGAG GAATTGGATTGTACATCTTAAACCAAGGTTAATATCAATCGAAGGGTTTGAAATTCAGCGACAACTTGCATCTGGAGCACCAATGTCACATGAGTTGTGTACTGCTATATTTCGGAGGCTTGCCCAACTGGATCAGTCTTGCTCCAAGGACACGCCCGGTAACATCTGGAGGAAGTACATAGAGCCTGACTTTGCT ACAACTGTTTTGTCAAACGCCGATCCATTGACTGTTCAATCTATCCGCACGGGTTTCCAAGAAGGAACAGGTGTTTGCAACCCGGCTTCGTGCAGAATG TGGTTTATCCCAGCTATACTCCCAGACGGATGGGCTGTCTACCTGTTTGATATGATGCGGAAACGCATCATCGTGTTAGACCCAGCAGTTGGACCTTTTGGTTATAGCAATCGGCGGGTCAGCATGCATGAGTTTGTAAGCAACAAACTTCATGCTGCCATGTTTAACTGTCTACATAATTTCTTCAGCTCTTGGCATTGCGACTCCACTAACTGGGGTCGCACATTTCCTATCATAATGCGGGAAAAAATAAACAA AGATGAAACTGGCTTGGGCGCTACGTTCTTTGCAAGGAATTACGACGGTGACAGGCTACAAATCCCATTGACCAAA GATACATTGGAATCACACGGCAACCTCATGATTTACGAGCTGATGCAGATGCAAGGGAACCAAACAAAGGCGGCACACGATTCACTCGAAGCAATCAAAGGAACGTTCCTTGTTCTGTAG